The Cellulophaga lytica DSM 7489 nucleotide sequence CTGCTTTTCCTAAAAACCAAATGGTAGGTGTTTTTAATTTAGAATTAGCCAGAATGTACGGTTACCTTTATCAAAACACAGATAAAAACTTTACTGTTTTACACGCCTTAGATGGCTATGATGAAATTAGTTTAACTGGAAAAACAAAAACAATATCTCGCCTATCAGAAAGTATGCTTAAACCTGAGGATTTTGGAGTACAGCAAATTAAACAATCTGACATTGTTGGTGGAGATACTGTAGAGGCTTCTGCTAAAATATTTGTAGATATTTTAAGTGGAAAAGGTACAGACCCTCAAAATAATGTAGTTTGTGCCAATGCAGGTATTGCAATAGCTACAGTACAAAATATTACCCCTAAAGAAGGCTTTTTAAAAGCACAAGAATCTTTACGTAGTGGTAAAGGTTTAGAAGCATTAAAAAAATTACAAAAGCTAAGTGCATAAATGGATATTTTAGAAAAAATAGTACTAGACAAACGTAAGGAAGTTGCTTTAAGAAAAGCTCTTATTCCTGTATCTCAACTAGAGGCTTCAGTTTTATTTAATAGACCTAGTAACTCTTTAGCTGTTGTATTAAAAAACAGTAGTTCTGGTATTATTGCAGAACATAAGAGAAGATCACCATCAAAAGCAGTAATAAATAATAGCCTATCTGTACAAGATGTTGCTACGGGTTACCAAAATGCTGGCGTTTGCGGTATGTCTGTTTTAACAGATGGCAAATATTTTGGTGGCTCTTTAGATGATTTGCTAACCGCCAGAGCAGCAGTACAAATGCCATTACTACGTAAAGAGTTTATTATAGATGAGTACCAAATACTAGAAGCAAAAGCTTATGGCGCAGATGTTATTTTGTTAATAGCAGCTATACTTACTAGAGAAGAAATAAAACAATTTTCTGAGTTTGCTAAAAGTCTAGACTTAGATGTTTTACTAGAAGTACATAACCAAGAAGAATTGCAAAAATCTATTATGCCTAGTTTAGATATGCTAGGCGTAAACAACCGTAATTTAAAAACTTTTACGGTAAGTTTAGACACTAGTAAATCTTTATCTGCTTTAATACCTAATGATTTTGTAAAAGTATCTGAAAGTGGCATAAGCAATATAGAGGCCATTAAAGAATTACAACCATACGGCTATAAAGGTTTTTTAATAGGTGAAAATTTTATGAAGACTGATAACCCTGGCGATAGTGCCACTAATTTTATAACATCTTTAACCTCATGAAACTAAAAGTTTGTGGTATGAAGCATTTAGATAATATGGAGGCTGTTGCAGCTTTACAACCAGACTATCTAGGCTTTATATTCTGGGAACCTTCATCTAGGTATTTTAATGAAAAAATGGGGGCTATATCCAAGAACATTAAAAAAGTTGGTGTTTTTGTTGATGCAGATTTAGATTATGTGGTAGAAAAAATTAACCAATACAGTCTAGATGTTGTGCAACTACACGGTAAAGAATCTCCTGAATTTTGTAAAGGTTTACGAAATTCTAATCTTGGCCTTAAAGGGAAACAACCACAAATTATAAAAGTTTTTTCTATTAAAGACAGTTTTAACTTTAGCGTTATTACTCCTTTTGAAAAAGTATGCGACTATTTTTTGTTTGACACCAAAGGTAAACTACCTGGTGGTAACGGTTATACTTTTAATTGGTCTGTTTTAGAAAATTACCCATCTACCAAACCCTATTTTTTAAGTGGCGGTATAGGCATAAAAGACACCGAAAAGGTTAAAGCATTTTTAAAAACGTCTGCCTCTAAGTACTGCGTTGCCCTAGATGTAAACAGTAGTTTTGAAATAGAACCTGGACTAAAAAATATTGAAAAATTAAAAGAATTTAAAACAGCATTAAGTATCTAAAACAACTACTTAAAACTAAATACTAATTCAGATGAATTATAATGTAACAGAAAAAGGATATTACGGAACATTTGGCGGTGCCTATATTCCAGAAATGTTATATCCTAACGTAGAAAACCTACGCCAAAACTATCTTAAAGTGATGGCAGAGCCAGACTTTAAAGCAGAGTTTGATCAGCTTTTAAAAGATTACGTAGGCAGGCCGTCTCCTTTGTACTTTGCAAAAAGATTGTCTGAAAAGTACAACACAAAAGTCTATTTAAAAAGAGAAGACCTAAACCATACTGGTGCTCATAAGGTTAACAATACTATTGGCCAAATTTTAATGGCAAAAAAACTAGGTAAAAAACGCATTATTGCTGAGACCGGCGCTGGCCAACACGGTGTTGCCACTGCTACAGTTTGTGCACTAATGGGTATGGACTGTGTGGTGTATATGGGTGAGATAGATATTGCACGTCAAGCACCAAACGTAGCACGTATGAAAATGCTAGGTGCAGAAGTAAGACCTGCACTGTCTGGTAGTAAAACACTAAAAGATGCAACTAATGAAGCTATTCGTGACTGGATTAACAACCCTGTAGACACACATTATATTATTGGTTCTGCTATTGGCCCGCATCCTTACCCAGATATGGTTACCAGATTTCAATCTGTAATATCTGAAGAAATAAAATGGCAACTAAAAGAAAAAGAAGGACGAGAAAATCCTGATTACGTAGTAGCTTGTATTGGTGGTGGTAGTAATGCTGCTGGTACATATTATCACTTTTTGCACGAAGAAGAAGTTGGTATTATTGCTGTAGAAGCTGCAGGTAAAGGAATAAATTCTGGCGAAAGCGCTGCTACATCTGCGCTTGGTAAAGAAGGTGTTATACACGGTTGTAAAACACTATTAATGCAAACCAATGACGGACAAATTACAGAGCCCTACTCTATTTCTGCTGGTTTAGATTATCCTGGCGTTGGACCACTACACGCACATTTATACAAAACAGGAAGAGGAGAATTTTATTCTGCCACAGATGATGAGGCTATGCAGTCTGGTTTAGAATTAACAAAATTAGAAGGTATTATACCTGCTATAGAAAGTAGTCACGCTTTAGCTATTTTTAAACATAAAACTTTTAAACCAGACGATGTGGTTGTACTAAGTTTATCTGGCCGTGGTGATAAAGATTTAGATAATTACATTAAATATTTTAACTTATAAAATTGTATAATGAACAGAATTAATAAAAAAATGCAAGAAGACAAAAAACTTCTTTCATTGTACTTTACAGCAGGTTACCCAGAGCTTAACAATACGGTTAAAATAATTGAAGATTTAGAGGCCAGCGGTATAGATATGATAGAAATTGGATTGCCTTTTAGTGACCCATTAGCAGATGGCCCAACAATACAAAACAGCTCTACAATTGCGCTTAAAAATGGTATGACTACCAATTTACTTTTTGAGCAGTTAAAAGATATACGTAAAACTGTTTCTATACCTTTAATAGTTATGGGATATTTTAACCCAATGCTACAATATGGTGTTGAAGCCTTTTGTAAAAAATGTGCAGAAATAGGTATAGATGGTTTAATTATGCCAGATTTACCTTTGGCTGTTTACCAGGATGAATACGAGGCTATTTTTAAAAAGTATAATTTAAAAAACATCTTTTTAATTACACCACAAACTAGTGACGAGCGTATTAAGCAGATTGATGAAGCTTCTGATGCATTTATTTATATGGTAAGTTCTGCTAGTGTAACGGGTTCTAAGTCTGGTTTTGGAGATGAACAAACTGCTTATTTTAAACGCATAGCTAGTATGCAACTTAAAAACCCACAAATTGTTGGTTTTGGTATTAATAATAACGAAACATTTACACAAGCAACAGAAGGTGCAAAAGGTGCTATTATTGGCTCCGCATTTATAAAACACCTTACAGAAAATGGTGTAAATACTATTAAAGAGTTTGTGCAAAAAATAAGATAAGTTTAAACTTATTTATCATAAAAAAAGCTGTTTCAATTATGAAACAGCTTTTTAGTTTTTGGTTATTTGTAGTATTATTTTCTGTACTTAATAGCTTTATTAGGATAATCTGTAATTAAACCATCTACTCCCATTGCAAGTAATTCTTCCATATCAGTCTCATTATTAACTGTCCAAGGAATAACTTTCATATTTTTTGAGTGAAGCTCTGCTATAACCTCTTTAGATAACATATTATGTAGCGGACTATAAATTTGTGGCACAAACCCTAATTTATCTAAATTAGTTTTAACATCATCTTTATATACCAAAGCAGCCAATGTATACTCTGGATAATTTTGATGTAAATATTGCAACACTCTAAAATCAAAACTTTGTAGTACTACATTTTCAACTGCAATTTTATCTTTAATAGTTGCTATAACTAAATCAGAAAAATCTTTTGGGTTTGGATGATAAATATCATCGCCCTCTGGCAAACTCTTAATTTCTATATTGTATTTAATTGGTGTTGTATTACCTGCTGTTAAAGAATCTGCAAGAGCAATAACATCTAACAATAACGGTTTTGTAACGTACTGTTTCTTTTGCTCTGGAAACTTAACATTACCCATACTACCACAATCGTATTTTTGAGTTTGCTTATACGTATGCTCATAAATATTTAATGCAATAGAATCTTTTTTAGCAATAGTTTTCCCTAGAGAATCTAAACAAAAAAGCGGATTAAAATATGGCTCATGTGACACCAACACTTGTTTGTCTTTTGTTACTGCAAGGTCTAACTCTATTGTATTTACACCCAACTCTATAGCTTTTGTAAAAGCTGGTATGCTATTTTCTGGCATTAAACCCCTAGCACCACGGTGACCTTCTAAATCAAAATTATAAGTAACCACTGTTTCTTCAACCGGAGCAGCTTCTTCTTTTGTTTCTTTCTTTTTATCGCTCTGCTTACAAGCCATAAAACCAAGGCCAATAAGGCCACAAATAGCTATTTTTAGTTTCATTTTATTATTTTATTTAAAAAATCAACTGTATTTACATAAACACCTTCCCAATCTTTGGATCTAATATCACTTGCTATAACGTGATTTCCACTTTTTGGAAAAGCCATTTTAGTCTTATCTTCTTCTGGCGTACCAAGAGCATTAAACATTACTTGCATTGCTGGCACAGAAACAACTTTATCTTGCTCTTCTTCATTTTTATAATAGTATCCTAAAAATACAGGACAAGTGACTTTAGAAAAAGTTTCTGTTGTCATTGTATTTGTAAGCATAGTAATTAATGAAATATAGCCATTTATATGATAGTTGGTAGACCAATACTTTGCTTCTAATTCTGGACGTTCTTGCACTTGCATTGTACCCCCTAAAGCCTTAACAAATTGCTCTTTACCTCCTGGTTGTATTACTGCTTTCATTGCTGGGTTAAGCAAATCTATAAAAGGAGAATACAAAACCAACGCTTTAATATCTTTATCTTCTGCTGCTATTGCTAAGCTTAATGTACCACCTGTAGATGTACTAATTACTATAACCTCATCTCCTAATTGTTTACCATAAGCAATTGCCTGTTTTGCAGATGCAATGTAATTTTCTGGTGTTAAGTCTTCAAAAGTATTATCTCTGTAAATACCGTGCTCCTCTAAGCGAGCCATATATGTGTTTGCTTTAAAGTTTGCTGAAAGTTGAGACATTACCGGCTCACCTTCTGCATAACTAGCACCAAAGCCATGTAAGTAAACAAATGCAATAGGAGATTTTTTATACTTATAATCGTCTGCCCATATAATTCTAGCTTCATTATCTGCCTTAATACCAACTACATTACTCTCCTCTATTTGTATCTTTTTCTCTAACTCTTTTAAATTTTGCATTTTTGCCGCTTTTTGTGCGGTTGCAAAAAACGCAAATACTAGAAATAAAGAAAGGATATATGTCTTTTTATTTATCATTTTATTGTTTTTTAATAATTTACCTTAAAATTTCACAGACAATTGAAGTCCGTAAAATGCTGGAGGACCTGCAATAAATGTTGGTATACCAAAAGCACCACCTGTATTACCCGCATCTATAATAAATTCTTCATCTAAAACATTAGTTGCATATAAACTAATTTCATACCTATCTTGTATAGTTATACCTGTTCTAATGTTTAATAAACCATAACCATCTTGAGATATATTTGGCAGATTAGTTTCTTCAAAAAATACTTTAGACTTGTAAGTATATGTTGGTCTTAAAAATACAGCTACTTTTTCACTTAAAGTAGGGTTGATATTAAATCCTGCTGAGAAAGAGTGTTCTGGTGTTAACCTAAACGTATTTCCTGCCAATTGCTGTGGGTTACCGTCTGAATCTTCATCATCAAAAGAAGCATCTATATACCCATAATTAGCAAAGAAAGAACTACTTTTTGCAAATTGGTACTGCATAGCAGCCTCAAAGCCTAATGCTGTTGCACTACCACTATCATTAGGAAGAATTACCAAACCATCTGTTTCATCTAAACGTGCAATTGTAGTTTGAAAATTACTGTAGTCATAATAATATCCATTAATATCAAACTGTAGTTTATTATCTAACATTAATGATTTTAGTCCTAGCTCATAAGACCATACAGTTTCGTCTGACAACACATTTACTTCTGTAGCCGATACATTAATTACATTTGGTCTTCTTCCGCGTGCAACGTTACCAAAAACAGTTACCGCATCACTTAAATCATAATTAACAGCAAACCTACCTACGGCAGATGTAAAAGTTTCACTTGCCGAAATTCTACCGTTTGTTGGCGTAAATAAGTTGTTAGGGAAAGCTCCTAAAAAGTTACCTAACAATCCTGGATTATCTGCATTTATAACCTCTAAACCAGCATTACTATTTTCTAAAGTTGCTCTTAGTCCTAGTGTAAGAGTTAATTTCTCTGTAACATCATAAGAAGCATCTGCAAAAATATCACCAGAGTAATTTTCTCCGTAATTAATAGACTCCTCTTTATTAAATGGCAATAAAGGAGCTCCTGCTAATGGTCCAAAACTACCTGGGTCGTTAGGAATATTAGGAAATAAAGTTGGCACACCGTTTATAACCAAAGCATCTGTTGCTACTAAAAGTGCTAGGTAACTTTGCTCATTAACCTCAAAAGGTACTGCTTGTGACCCGTTTTCATAAAAGAAATTAGCTCCAAAGAAACCAGATAGTTTATCATCATTATCAAAATTAAAACGTACTTCTTGACTAAATTGTTCTCCTTCTGCAACCTCTCTAAAAAATAAAACTGGTGCCGCTGTACCATCTGCATCAAAAGCCTCATCTGAATTAAATTTTCTATAAGCAGTAGTAGAAGTTATATCCCAATTGTCATTAAGTGCCGACTTTAAAATTCCTGTAAAACCATATACTGTACGGTCTAACCCTAATTCTTTACCGCGCTCTAAATCTGCAAAAGAGTTAGGACTTAAGTCACCTCCTAAAGGAGCAAAAGTTCCACTTTTAAAAGAAGTTCCTGGAGGTGTATCTTGTTGCCAATTTGCAATAAAATCAAACGTAGTATTATCACTAATCATATATTTTAAAGAACCTCTAAGTGCCAAAGTTTCTTTACCATTTAGGTCTCCTCCAGAAAGGTTTTCTATATACCCATCTCTTCTATTGTAAATTGCAGCTACACGAGCAAACAACTTATCTTTTACTAAAGGTGTGTTTACATAACCGTTTACTAAAAACTGATTGTAATTACCAATACCTGTTTTTAAGGAAGCAGAAGTCTCATTTTTAGCTTTATTTTGAATAATATGCATTGCTCCAATCTGCGCTCCTCTACCAAAAAGAGTCCCTTGTGGGCCTTTTAAAACTTCTACTCGTTCTATGTCAAACAACTCTACTACAGAACCACGAGATTTACTAATAGAAACCCCGTCTTGGAAAACAGATACTCTTGGCTCTACTCTAGAATCTCCGCTATCACTAGTAATTCCCCTAACAACTATACCAGGATTGTTTACACTTTGTATTTGTATTTGTAAACCTGGTACATAATCTGAAAAAGTATCATACTCAAACGTACCTTGGTTATTTATAAAGTCACTCCCATAAGAAGTTATTGCAATTGGTACATCTTTATTTAGTTGCTCTCTTTTTTGTGCTGTAACCACTAAACCATCTAACTGAAAAGATGGTTCTTTTAAATTAAAGTTTAAAGTTGTTTGCGGAGTTGCAATTTCTACTGATTTTTTTATGCTTTTATACCCTAAGTAAGATACTGTAATAGTATAAGTATTATAAGATAAATCATCTAACTTGTATGTCCCGTTTTCATCTGTAACTGCTCCTATTGATATACTTTGTATGACTACGTTAGCTCCAATTACAGGAGTTCCTGTTTCATCTAAAACCTGACCAGTTATACCCCCTTTGTTTTGTGCTGTTACCGTAAATGCGGTAAGTAATAGTAAAATTAAATAGTAATTATTTTTCATTGTGTGTTTTTAAGTTGCCCAAAACTATACAGCTACTGTTAAGCTAAAAGTTAGGCTACTTTATAATAATGTTACACAAACATTAATACGCATTAAGTAAGTATTAATAAAGAGCTTCCATTGTTAATAAAAGTTTAAACAAAACACATAACTAACTAAAAAACAAGCTAGTTAACACTGAAAATGCTATTCAATTTATAAATTGTACAACTGTTCAATTTATACAATAAAAAAAAGCCCTAAACAATATAATTAAATATAATGTTTGGGCTTATATCAAAAATAAAATATAATCGCTATTTTTTTAAATCGATGTCTTTTATGTTTTTAATCTTATTTCGCTCTAAAAAATCATCAATAGTTTCAAAATGTTCTATTACACGTTGATCTTTAAATTCAAATACTTTTTCTGCCAAACCTTGTAGAAAATCACGATCATGAGACACAAGTATTAAAGTACCATCAAAATCTAACAATGCTTCTTTTAAAACATCTTTAGATTTTAAATCTAAATGATTTGTAGGTTCATCTAATATTAAGAGGTTTACCGGTTCTAGCAATAATTTTACCATTGCTAACCTTGTTTTTTCGCCTCCAGATAGTACACTTACTTTTTTATCTACATCATCTCCTTTAAACATAAACCTACCCAAAATATTTTTTATTTGAGTACGCACATCTCCTTTAGCAACCTCATCTACTGTTTGAAAAATAGTTAAATCTGGATCTAGTAATGACGCTTGGTTTTGAGCAAAATAACCTACTTGTACATTATGTCCTAAACTACATTTGCCCTCATACTCTATTTCGCCTAAAATAGATTTTATCATTGTAGATTTACCTTCTCCGTTTCTACCAACAAAAGATACTTTTTCTCCTCTAGAGATAGACATATTAGCGTTCTTAAACACTGTATGGTCTCCGTATGTTTTTGTTAAGTCTTCTACAGTAACTGGGTAATCTCCTGAACGCTGTGCAGATGGAAATGATAATTTTAAAGCAGAGTTATCTACTTCATCAATCTCTATAATCTCTAATTTCTCTAACATACGTTCTCTTGATGAAACTTGGTTTGTTTTAGAGTATGTTCCTTTAAAACGCTCTATAAAACGCATATTGTCTTCTATAAACTTTTGCTGTTCTTCATAGGCTTTTATTTGATGCGCTCTACGGTCTTCTCTTAATTGCAAGTAATGAGTATAATTTGCTTTGTAATCGTAAATTTTACCCATAGTAACCTCTATAGTTCTATTGGTAATATTGTCTATAAAAGCTCTGTCATGTGATATTACCATTACAGCTTTTGCTTTGTTTACCAAAAAGTCTTCTAACCAAATTACAGACTCAATATCTATGTGGTTTGTTGGCTCATCTAACAGTATCAAGTCGGGTTTTTGAAGCAGTATTTTTGCTAGCTCTATACGCATACGCCAACCACCACTAAACTCACTTGTTTGCCTTGTAAAATCTTCTGATCTAAATCCTAATCCTTTTAATGCTTTTTCTACCTCAGCATCATAATTTACATCTTCTAATGCATAATATTGCTCACCAAGTTCAGACACCTCTTCTATAATTTTCATATAGGCATCACTCTCATAATCTGTTCTTGTCTCTAGCTCTTTATTTAAATAAGCCATACGGTCTCTCATTTCAAAAACATGGCTAAAAGCCTTAGAAGCCTCCTCTACTACCGTACTGTTATCTTCTGTTAATAAATGCTGTGGCAAATAAGCAATTACAGTATCTTTAGGGCAACTAACTTTACCCTTTGTTGCCTTTTG carries:
- the trpA gene encoding tryptophan synthase subunit alpha translates to MNRINKKMQEDKKLLSLYFTAGYPELNNTVKIIEDLEASGIDMIEIGLPFSDPLADGPTIQNSSTIALKNGMTTNLLFEQLKDIRKTVSIPLIVMGYFNPMLQYGVEAFCKKCAEIGIDGLIMPDLPLAVYQDEYEAIFKKYNLKNIFLITPQTSDERIKQIDEASDAFIYMVSSASVTGSKSGFGDEQTAYFKRIASMQLKNPQIVGFGINNNETFTQATEGAKGAIIGSAFIKHLTENGVNTIKEFVQKIR
- a CDS encoding alpha/beta hydrolase — translated: MQNLKELEKKIQIEESNVVGIKADNEARIIWADDYKYKKSPIAFVYLHGFGASYAEGEPVMSQLSANFKANTYMARLEEHGIYRDNTFEDLTPENYIASAKQAIAYGKQLGDEVIVISTSTGGTLSLAIAAEDKDIKALVLYSPFIDLLNPAMKAVIQPGGKEQFVKALGGTMQVQERPELEAKYWSTNYHINGYISLITMLTNTMTTETFSKVTCPVFLGYYYKNEEEQDKVVSVPAMQVMFNALGTPEEDKTKMAFPKSGNHVIASDIRSKDWEGVYVNTVDFLNKIIK
- a CDS encoding TonB-dependent receptor, encoding MKNNYYLILLLLTAFTVTAQNKGGITGQVLDETGTPVIGANVVIQSISIGAVTDENGTYKLDDLSYNTYTITVSYLGYKSIKKSVEIATPQTTLNFNLKEPSFQLDGLVVTAQKREQLNKDVPIAITSYGSDFINNQGTFEYDTFSDYVPGLQIQIQSVNNPGIVVRGITSDSGDSRVEPRVSVFQDGVSISKSRGSVVELFDIERVEVLKGPQGTLFGRGAQIGAMHIIQNKAKNETSASLKTGIGNYNQFLVNGYVNTPLVKDKLFARVAAIYNRRDGYIENLSGGDLNGKETLALRGSLKYMISDNTTFDFIANWQQDTPPGTSFKSGTFAPLGGDLSPNSFADLERGKELGLDRTVYGFTGILKSALNDNWDITSTTAYRKFNSDEAFDADGTAAPVLFFREVAEGEQFSQEVRFNFDNDDKLSGFFGANFFYENGSQAVPFEVNEQSYLALLVATDALVINGVPTLFPNIPNDPGSFGPLAGAPLLPFNKEESINYGENYSGDIFADASYDVTEKLTLTLGLRATLENSNAGLEVINADNPGLLGNFLGAFPNNLFTPTNGRISASETFTSAVGRFAVNYDLSDAVTVFGNVARGRRPNVINVSATEVNVLSDETVWSYELGLKSLMLDNKLQFDINGYYYDYSNFQTTIARLDETDGLVILPNDSGSATALGFEAAMQYQFAKSSSFFANYGYIDASFDDEDSDGNPQQLAGNTFRLTPEHSFSAGFNINPTLSEKVAVFLRPTYTYKSKVFFEETNLPNISQDGYGLLNIRTGITIQDRYEISLYATNVLDEEFIIDAGNTGGAFGIPTFIAGPPAFYGLQLSVKF
- the trpB gene encoding tryptophan synthase subunit beta gives rise to the protein MNYNVTEKGYYGTFGGAYIPEMLYPNVENLRQNYLKVMAEPDFKAEFDQLLKDYVGRPSPLYFAKRLSEKYNTKVYLKREDLNHTGAHKVNNTIGQILMAKKLGKKRIIAETGAGQHGVATATVCALMGMDCVVYMGEIDIARQAPNVARMKMLGAEVRPALSGSKTLKDATNEAIRDWINNPVDTHYIIGSAIGPHPYPDMVTRFQSVISEEIKWQLKEKEGRENPDYVVACIGGGSNAAGTYYHFLHEEEVGIIAVEAAGKGINSGESAATSALGKEGVIHGCKTLLMQTNDGQITEPYSISAGLDYPGVGPLHAHLYKTGRGEFYSATDDEAMQSGLELTKLEGIIPAIESSHALAIFKHKTFKPDDVVVLSLSGRGDKDLDNYIKYFNL
- a CDS encoding phosphoribosylanthranilate isomerase; amino-acid sequence: MKLKVCGMKHLDNMEAVAALQPDYLGFIFWEPSSRYFNEKMGAISKNIKKVGVFVDADLDYVVEKINQYSLDVVQLHGKESPEFCKGLRNSNLGLKGKQPQIIKVFSIKDSFNFSVITPFEKVCDYFLFDTKGKLPGGNGYTFNWSVLENYPSTKPYFLSGGIGIKDTEKVKAFLKTSASKYCVALDVNSSFEIEPGLKNIEKLKEFKTALSI
- the trpC gene encoding indole-3-glycerol phosphate synthase TrpC, with translation MDILEKIVLDKRKEVALRKALIPVSQLEASVLFNRPSNSLAVVLKNSSSGIIAEHKRRSPSKAVINNSLSVQDVATGYQNAGVCGMSVLTDGKYFGGSLDDLLTARAAVQMPLLRKEFIIDEYQILEAKAYGADVILLIAAILTREEIKQFSEFAKSLDLDVLLEVHNQEELQKSIMPSLDMLGVNNRNLKTFTVSLDTSKSLSALIPNDFVKVSESGISNIEAIKELQPYGYKGFLIGENFMKTDNPGDSATNFITSLTS
- a CDS encoding ABC-F family ATP-binding cassette domain-containing protein, with product MITVDNIAVEFSGTTLFSGVNFVINENDKIALMGKNGAGKSTMMKIVAGKQKATKGKVSCPKDTVIAYLPQHLLTEDNSTVVEEASKAFSHVFEMRDRMAYLNKELETRTDYESDAYMKIIEEVSELGEQYYALEDVNYDAEVEKALKGLGFRSEDFTRQTSEFSGGWRMRIELAKILLQKPDLILLDEPTNHIDIESVIWLEDFLVNKAKAVMVISHDRAFIDNITNRTIEVTMGKIYDYKANYTHYLQLREDRRAHQIKAYEEQQKFIEDNMRFIERFKGTYSKTNQVSSRERMLEKLEIIEIDEVDNSALKLSFPSAQRSGDYPVTVEDLTKTYGDHTVFKNANMSISRGEKVSFVGRNGEGKSTMIKSILGEIEYEGKCSLGHNVQVGYFAQNQASLLDPDLTIFQTVDEVAKGDVRTQIKNILGRFMFKGDDVDKKVSVLSGGEKTRLAMVKLLLEPVNLLILDEPTNHLDLKSKDVLKEALLDFDGTLILVSHDRDFLQGLAEKVFEFKDQRVIEHFETIDDFLERNKIKNIKDIDLKK
- a CDS encoding glycerophosphodiester phosphodiesterase family protein; amino-acid sequence: MKLKIAICGLIGLGFMACKQSDKKKETKEEAAPVEETVVTYNFDLEGHRGARGLMPENSIPAFTKAIELGVNTIELDLAVTKDKQVLVSHEPYFNPLFCLDSLGKTIAKKDSIALNIYEHTYKQTQKYDCGSMGNVKFPEQKKQYVTKPLLLDVIALADSLTAGNTTPIKYNIEIKSLPEGDDIYHPNPKDFSDLVIATIKDKIAVENVVLQSFDFRVLQYLHQNYPEYTLAALVYKDDVKTNLDKLGFVPQIYSPLHNMLSKEVIAELHSKNMKVIPWTVNNETDMEELLAMGVDGLITDYPNKAIKYRK